The Lathyrus oleraceus cultivar Zhongwan6 chromosome 5, CAAS_Psat_ZW6_1.0, whole genome shotgun sequence genome includes the window TTTACACCATCGTCCAATATAATTATAAAATTCAACCATATTATAtcagtattttaaaattaaaagtgTGATTTGAAAGAATTCACGTATTTTATTGCTTGACaatgtaaaaatattttacattGTTAGTGTGTATTCTTTTTCTTAAGAgctaatatatatatatatatatatatatatatatatatatatatatatatatatatatatatatatatatatatatatatatatatatatatatatatatatatatatattatttttccTTGATATTTTTTAGACAAAccaaaataatttataatttttttattattaataaaattattCATCTTTTTCATCTATTTGTTTTctaaaataaataattaaaaatataaacGTATATTGAAATTATTAGTACATTAGTTAAACAATTCTTATCTTTTTGTCAAGAATTATATTTTATAGGAAACTTATTTTTCTACCAAGActgaaaaaaaaatgaaaaaaaaagtataaaGGAGAAAAAGTGTGATAAACCAAAATTCGCATGCTACGCACGTGTATCTTTCTTCCCAAAGCGCTCTGTTCTGAACTTGAGCAACATCATTTTCACATCAACAAACCATGGCATTCTTGTTGAACAAATCAACCCTAGCTTCTCATTTTCGATCCACATCTCAGGTATTCATTCTATTCAAATTACACATCGAATCCTAATCATTTCCATTTCATAATAACTTGGAATTTTGTTTTTTCATCTCTGATTCATTATTGTCTTAAATCGAAAGCAGAAAATCGAAGATCCCGTTTCCCTCTCGCGCCGTCAGTTCCATGTTGAACCCGGGACTCGTGAAAAAGCTGTAAGCTTCtacttttccattttttgtttTTACCTAATTTTCTCTCGATTTAGGGCTTCTAGGTTACGGATTTCATTATAAATTACTTCGATTTAACCTTATATTAACCCAAATAATTTGTTGATTTTTTTATGTATATCACTTAGTAGGCATCATTTTTGTGATTTCTTTTATTTGCTGCAGCTCTTGGCAGAAGATTCAGCTCTCAAGCCATTCAAATCATATAAGCAGAGTGTAAAAAAGCTCCGGAAAATTGGGGATGTTTTAACTATTGTTGTTGTTGCAGGTATGCTATCTTCAATCCTTCTTTTGATAAAATAAATGCGGGTTTAGGGATTTGTAGCACGGATACCTCGAACACGACCCCGACACTGACACGGTGACACCAGTAATAATTTGAAAATTTGGATAAATTAAACTTAATCACAAGTGTCGGTGCAAGTGTTCCACACGGACACGAACACTGACACATCTTTTTCAGAGGTGTCGGTGCTACATAGGTGACAGAAAATTAGATGATTTTGATGTGAAGTGATGAAACCATGGCTTTGGTTTGTCATTAAAGTTTTCTAAAGGAGTCTGAAATCTGAAGCTAAAACATTTGAATGGGCCAAGGTTATTAATGGTGTATGGCATTTGATGGCCAAATAAGATGTTTGACATTAGCAAAATCCTTAGGAATTTGGAAATCCAGTATGCTTCTGTAGTTTAATTATTAATACAAGATTACTTCAAAAATAATTGGGGTTACCGAATCTCATAGATTATTAAAATTACACTATTTGGATATTTTTCTAAAAATAATGCATTGCGGGGGATGTGATTCTCTTTAATCCCGAGGGTGCATTCTTGATACATGATATTATCACAGCCAGTTTATGATTGAATCAATTGGTCATTTTTCTTACCAGTTATATGGTTCCTTTTTACATCAATAATTTCCTCATATTTTAGCAGCTTCATTAGTCACCAATATAATCACTTCCATAATTGTTGAAATTCTTAACTGTACATCTCGTTGGTTTTGAAGTTCTACAATTGGGGTACCCAGTCGAGTAGGAGGTACCCAGTAGTTCCTCATCGAGTAGTATGAGGTTCCAAGTCGAGTATTTAAGTGACGTAGTTCTTCCTCCCTGATAGCTAGCTTTTAAGTAAAGGTTTCCAAGTGCTTGGATACTTATCAGTTGGTATGAGAGCTGGTTCCCGGTGGTTCGGGAAGGGCTACTTTCAGAGAGGCTGACTGGAAAGGCAGAGTAATCAATGTAGAGTGCAGTCACCGAGATATCGGCGTTCCCAAGCATAGCTATAATAGGGACTTGGATATTATGGGGTCTCCAAGTCCCACGTATGAGATGTTCGGTGGAGCATTTTAGTAGTTTAGTTGTCCCCCCTTAAAAGTTAGCTGTTAAGGGAGGGTTCTCCAAGTGTTTGAATTGAATAAATGAGTCTATTCCTATAATAATCACTACATTGTTGACAAAATAACCTTGTATTTACTGCCAGTTAATATGTTTCAAATGTTTCTTACTTTTGTAAGGAAAGGTTTTGCTTAAAGTTGAATTCTCAGTTACTACACATTGATGGACACATTTCCCCGTCTTTGACATTGTCTACAACATAGTCAGTAATAGATGTTACTAATAACATTGAAACAGCGTTCTTGATTGACCTTATGGTGTAATTAATTTGATCCATATGTGTCGTCACTTTTATGAAGTAATAGTTAATACCTTTTTGTGTAATGTCACTTTTATGAAGTAATAGTTGATACCTTTTTGTGTTGGTCT containing:
- the LOC127083593 gene encoding succinate dehydrogenase subunit 7B, mitochondrial, encoding MAFLLNKSTLASHFRSTSQKIEDPVSLSRRQFHVEPGTREKALLAEDSALKPFKSYKQSVKKLRKIGDVLTIVVVAGCCYEIYVKASTREEARKQ